One Streptomyces sp. V4I8 genomic window carries:
- a CDS encoding alpha-glucuronidase, which yields MQGVDPAWLPDEAFRPIGTRRTLIRGTGPLVDTVHGEVAEACVRFGGSVSRDGSPEPYDLVLELTDVEAGSGGDGDEAFTFERGDGRTTVIAAGGPGLLYGFFHVVRLGDAAFQGERQRAEHRPELVLRMLDHWDNVAVHPVMGQVERGYAGGSLFWADGRARGELLGRVRAYGRLLAACGINAVAVNNVNVHAAEAQLLTERIGEVAEIAGALRPYGVRTHLSVTFSAPVVLGGLPTADPLDEAVRVWWAEATARVYEAIPDFGGYVVKADSEGQPGPFAYGRSHADGANMLAAALAPHGGTVHWRAFVYDHRQDWRDRTTDRARAAYDHFVPLDGEFAGNAVLQVKHGPMDFQVREPVSPLIGAMPGTRLAVELQATQEYTGQQRHVCWLGPMWSEVLRFRADGESTVGELARGGLVAVANVGDDPFWTGHPLAQANLYTFGRLAWQPHADPLQILDEWIRLTFGTGPAAGLRAILDGSWRTYEKYTAPLGVGWMVQPGHHYGPSVDGYEYSPWGTYHFADRDGIGVDRSAATGTGFAGQYAKPWASVYESPDTCPDELLLFFHHTAYGHRLHSGKTVIQHIYDTHFEGVEEVEAAREVWASLVDLVDPARHARVTERFEEQLRSAREWRDQVNSYLFRKSGVPDAHGRRIY from the coding sequence ATGCAGGGTGTCGATCCGGCCTGGCTGCCGGACGAGGCGTTCCGGCCGATCGGCACCCGTCGGACGCTGATCCGTGGCACGGGTCCGTTGGTGGACACGGTGCACGGGGAAGTGGCGGAGGCCTGCGTACGGTTCGGGGGGAGCGTCTCGCGCGACGGGTCCCCCGAACCGTACGACCTGGTGCTGGAGTTGACGGACGTCGAGGCCGGCAGCGGGGGCGACGGCGACGAGGCGTTCACCTTCGAGCGCGGGGACGGCCGTACGACGGTCATCGCGGCCGGAGGGCCCGGGCTGCTGTACGGCTTCTTCCACGTCGTACGGCTCGGGGACGCTGCGTTCCAGGGCGAGCGTCAACGGGCGGAACACCGGCCCGAGTTGGTGTTGCGCATGCTCGACCACTGGGACAACGTGGCCGTGCATCCGGTCATGGGCCAGGTGGAGCGCGGATACGCGGGCGGGTCGCTGTTCTGGGCGGACGGCCGGGCGCGCGGGGAGCTGCTGGGGCGGGTGCGGGCGTACGGCAGGCTGCTGGCGGCCTGCGGGATCAACGCCGTGGCGGTGAACAACGTCAACGTGCACGCGGCCGAGGCTCAGCTGCTCACCGAGCGGATCGGTGAAGTCGCCGAGATCGCGGGCGCGTTGCGGCCGTACGGCGTCCGCACCCATCTGTCGGTCACCTTCTCCGCGCCTGTGGTGCTCGGCGGGCTGCCCACGGCGGACCCCCTGGACGAGGCGGTACGGGTGTGGTGGGCGGAGGCCACCGCTCGGGTGTACGAGGCGATACCCGACTTCGGCGGGTACGTGGTGAAGGCCGACTCGGAGGGGCAGCCGGGGCCCTTCGCCTACGGCCGCAGTCACGCGGACGGCGCGAACATGCTGGCCGCCGCGCTCGCACCGCACGGCGGGACGGTGCACTGGCGGGCGTTCGTCTACGACCACCGCCAGGACTGGCGGGACCGGACGACGGACCGGGCGCGTGCGGCGTACGACCATTTCGTGCCGCTGGACGGGGAGTTCGCCGGCAACGCCGTGCTCCAGGTGAAGCACGGGCCCATGGACTTCCAGGTGCGGGAGCCGGTCTCCCCGCTCATCGGGGCGATGCCGGGCACACGGCTGGCGGTGGAGCTTCAGGCGACCCAGGAGTACACCGGGCAGCAGCGGCATGTGTGCTGGCTGGGGCCCATGTGGAGCGAGGTGCTGCGGTTCCGGGCCGACGGCGAGTCCACGGTCGGGGAGTTGGCGCGCGGCGGGCTCGTCGCCGTGGCCAATGTCGGTGACGACCCGTTCTGGACCGGGCATCCGCTGGCCCAGGCGAACCTGTACACCTTCGGGCGGCTGGCCTGGCAGCCGCACGCTGATCCGCTTCAGATCCTCGACGAATGGATCCGGCTCACCTTCGGCACCGGTCCGGCGGCGGGGCTGCGCGCGATCCTGGACGGCTCGTGGCGGACGTACGAGAAGTACACCGCTCCGCTCGGCGTGGGCTGGATGGTGCAGCCCGGTCATCACTACGGGCCGAGCGTCGACGGCTATGAGTACAGCCCCTGGGGCACCTACCACTTCGCCGACCGCGACGGCATCGGTGTCGACCGGAGCGCGGCGACGGGAACCGGGTTCGCGGGGCAGTACGCCAAGCCGTGGGCCTCGGTGTACGAGTCGCCGGACACCTGCCCGGACGAACTGCTGCTGTTCTTCCACCACACGGCGTACGGGCACAGGCTGCACAGCGGCAAGACGGTGATCCAGCACATCTACGACACGCACTTCGAGGGCGTGGAGGAGGTGGAGGCGGCCCGGGAGGTGTGGGCCTCGCTGGTGGATCTCGTGGACCCGGCGCGCCACGCGCGGGTGACGGAGCGGTTCGAGGAGCAGCTCCGGAGCGCCCGCGAGTGGCGCGATCAGGTCAACAGCTACCTCTTCCGGAAGTCAGGTGTGCCCGACGCACATGGGCGCCGCATCTACTGA
- a CDS encoding GH92 family glycosyl hydrolase produces the protein MQQRARHRWGGPAVVSAAAFALTVGSQGAAVALPAAPAAADRSFASSFEADDPAPDWLNTVDTSADGGKRASGVDGGYSSGIPGNVTDHVTDVRASGENTGGGEVKENLTDGEPSSKWLVFAPTGWAEFDLDKPVRIAKYALTSANDYAERDPREWTLQGSTDGKDWKTLDTRSGETFAERFQTKTYDLVEPAEYRHFRLEITKNNGADILQLADVQFSTGGSDGPVPQDMLSLVDRGPSGSPTAKAGAGFTGKRALRYAGRHTADGRAYSYNKVYDVNVAVGPDTRLSYRVFPSMADGDRDYDATNVSVDLAFTDGTYLSDLGATDQHGFPLSPRGQGAAKVLYVNQWNAVASRIGSVAAGRTVDRILVAYDSPKGPAKFRGWLDDITLESVAPEKPKAHPSDYALTTRGTLSSGGFSRGNNFPATAVPHGFNFWTPVTNAGSLSWLYDYARANNADNLPTIQAFSASHEPSPWMGDRQTFQVMPSAASGTPDTGREARELAFRHENETARPYYYGVRFENGLKAEMAPTDHAAVLRFTYPGDDASVLFDNVTDQAGLTLDKESGTFTGYSDVKSGLSTGATRLFVYGEFDQPVTEGSSSGVKGHLRFDAGADRTVTLRLATSLISVDQAKDNLRQEVDGASFETVKARAQHRWDRLLGKVEVEGATPDQLTTLYSSLYRLYLYPNSGFEKVGGKYRYASPFSPMPNPDTPTHTGAKIVDGKVYVNNGFWDTYRTTWPAYSLLTPGQAGEMVDGFVQQYKDGGWTSRWSSPGYADLMTGTSSDVAFADAYVKGVDFDAESAYDAAVKNATVVPPSSGVGRKGMATSPFLGYTSTETHEGLSWALEGYLNDYGIAKMGQALYKKTGDKRYKDESAYFLNRARDYVNLFDSEAGFFQGRDEKGDWRVESAKYDPRVWGYDYTETNGWGYAFTAPQDSRGLANLYGGRGGLADKLDEYFATPETASPDFVGSYGGVIHEMTEARDVRMGMYGHSNQVAHHALYMYDAAGQPWKAQKNVREVLSRLYVGSEIGQGYHGDEDNGEQSAWFLFSALGFYPLVMGSGEYAIGSPLFTKATVHLENGRKLVVKAPRNSARNVYVQGLKVNGVPWRSTSLPHSLIAKGGVLEFDMGPRPSTWGTGRNAAPVSVTEDDEVPVPRADVLKGEGALFDNTSATQASVTSVDLPVPEAAEAVQYTLTSPTDRTKAPTGWTLQGSKDGTTWRTLDKRSGESFTWDRQTRAFSVGSPGTYGKYRLVLDGEAVVAEVELLA, from the coding sequence ATGCAGCAGAGAGCTCGGCACAGATGGGGTGGACCGGCGGTCGTGTCGGCGGCCGCCTTCGCTTTGACCGTGGGCTCGCAGGGCGCGGCGGTCGCCCTGCCCGCCGCCCCCGCGGCGGCCGACCGGAGTTTCGCGTCCTCCTTCGAGGCGGACGATCCGGCACCCGACTGGCTCAACACCGTCGACACCTCAGCGGACGGCGGCAAGCGCGCCTCGGGCGTCGACGGCGGCTACAGCAGTGGCATTCCGGGCAATGTGACCGACCATGTCACGGACGTACGGGCCAGCGGCGAGAACACCGGCGGCGGCGAGGTGAAGGAGAACCTCACCGACGGGGAGCCGAGCAGCAAATGGCTGGTCTTCGCACCCACGGGGTGGGCGGAATTCGACCTGGATAAGCCCGTACGGATCGCGAAATACGCGCTCACCTCGGCCAACGACTACGCCGAACGCGACCCACGGGAGTGGACCCTGCAGGGCTCCACGGACGGCAAGGACTGGAAGACCCTCGACACCCGCTCGGGTGAGACATTCGCCGAACGGTTCCAGACAAAGACGTACGACCTCGTGGAACCGGCTGAATACCGGCACTTCCGGCTTGAAATCACCAAGAACAACGGCGCCGACATCCTGCAACTCGCCGACGTCCAGTTCTCCACCGGCGGCAGCGACGGCCCCGTCCCGCAGGACATGCTCTCCCTCGTCGACCGCGGCCCGAGCGGCTCGCCGACGGCCAAGGCGGGCGCGGGCTTCACCGGCAAGCGGGCGCTGCGGTACGCCGGCCGGCACACGGCGGACGGGCGGGCGTACTCGTACAACAAGGTCTACGACGTGAACGTGGCCGTCGGCCCCGACACCCGGCTGTCGTACCGCGTCTTCCCGTCGATGGCGGACGGCGACCGCGACTACGACGCCACGAACGTCTCCGTCGACCTCGCCTTCACCGACGGCACCTATCTGAGCGACCTCGGCGCCACCGACCAGCACGGCTTCCCGCTCTCCCCGCGCGGACAGGGCGCGGCCAAGGTGCTGTACGTCAACCAGTGGAACGCCGTCGCCTCGCGGATCGGGTCGGTCGCGGCCGGCAGGACGGTCGACCGGATACTCGTGGCGTACGACTCCCCCAAGGGCCCGGCGAAGTTCCGGGGCTGGCTGGACGACATCACGCTGGAGTCCGTCGCGCCCGAGAAGCCGAAGGCGCACCCGTCCGACTACGCGCTCACCACCCGCGGCACCCTCTCCAGCGGCGGCTTCTCGCGCGGCAACAACTTCCCGGCGACCGCCGTGCCGCACGGCTTCAACTTCTGGACTCCGGTGACGAACGCGGGCTCGCTGAGCTGGCTGTACGACTACGCACGCGCGAACAACGCCGACAACCTGCCGACGATCCAGGCGTTCAGTGCCAGCCATGAGCCCAGCCCCTGGATGGGTGACCGGCAGACCTTCCAGGTGATGCCGTCGGCCGCCTCCGGTACCCCCGACACCGGGCGCGAGGCACGCGAGCTGGCCTTCCGGCACGAGAACGAGACCGCGCGGCCGTACTACTACGGGGTGCGGTTCGAGAACGGGCTCAAGGCGGAGATGGCGCCGACCGACCACGCGGCGGTGCTGCGCTTCACCTACCCGGGCGACGACGCGAGCGTCCTCTTCGACAACGTGACGGACCAGGCCGGGCTCACGCTCGACAAGGAGAGCGGGACCTTCACCGGCTACTCGGACGTGAAGTCCGGGCTGTCGACGGGCGCGACCCGGCTGTTCGTGTACGGCGAGTTCGACCAGCCGGTGACCGAGGGATCCTCCAGTGGGGTGAAGGGGCACCTGCGCTTCGACGCCGGTGCCGACCGGACGGTCACGCTCCGCCTCGCCACCTCGCTCATCAGCGTCGACCAGGCGAAGGACAACCTGCGCCAGGAGGTCGACGGCGCCTCCTTCGAGACGGTGAAGGCGCGCGCCCAGCACCGGTGGGACCGGCTGCTCGGCAAGGTCGAGGTGGAGGGCGCGACACCGGACCAGCTGACGACGCTGTACTCCAGCCTGTACCGGCTGTACCTGTACCCGAACTCGGGCTTCGAGAAGGTCGGTGGGAAGTACCGGTACGCGTCCCCGTTCTCCCCGATGCCGAATCCCGACACCCCCACGCACACCGGCGCGAAGATCGTGGACGGCAAGGTGTACGTCAACAACGGCTTCTGGGACACCTACCGCACTACGTGGCCGGCGTACTCGCTCCTCACGCCGGGCCAGGCGGGTGAGATGGTCGACGGCTTCGTGCAGCAGTACAAGGACGGCGGCTGGACCTCCCGCTGGTCCTCCCCCGGCTACGCGGACCTGATGACCGGCACCTCCTCGGACGTCGCCTTCGCGGACGCGTACGTCAAGGGCGTCGACTTCGACGCGGAGTCGGCGTACGACGCGGCCGTGAAGAACGCGACCGTAGTGCCCCCGTCGTCCGGCGTGGGCCGCAAGGGCATGGCGACCTCGCCTTTCCTCGGCTACACGAGCACCGAGACGCACGAGGGCCTGTCGTGGGCGCTGGAGGGCTACCTCAACGACTACGGCATCGCGAAGATGGGCCAGGCCCTGTACAAGAAGACCGGCGACAAGCGGTACAAGGACGAGTCCGCGTACTTCCTCAACCGCGCCCGGGACTATGTGAACCTCTTCGACTCCGAGGCCGGGTTCTTCCAGGGCCGCGACGAGAAGGGCGACTGGCGCGTCGAGTCCGCCAAGTACGACCCGCGCGTGTGGGGCTACGACTACACGGAGACCAACGGCTGGGGCTACGCCTTCACGGCGCCCCAGGACAGCCGGGGCCTGGCCAATCTCTACGGCGGCCGTGGCGGCCTCGCGGACAAGCTCGACGAGTACTTCGCCACCCCGGAGACGGCCTCGCCCGACTTCGTCGGCTCCTACGGCGGTGTCATCCACGAGATGACCGAGGCGCGGGACGTCCGGATGGGCATGTACGGCCACTCCAACCAGGTCGCCCACCACGCCCTCTACATGTACGACGCGGCCGGGCAGCCCTGGAAGGCGCAGAAGAACGTCCGTGAGGTGCTGTCGCGGCTGTACGTCGGCAGTGAGATCGGGCAGGGCTACCACGGCGACGAGGACAACGGCGAGCAGTCGGCCTGGTTCCTGTTCTCCGCGCTCGGCTTCTATCCGCTGGTGATGGGCAGTGGCGAGTACGCCATCGGCTCGCCCCTGTTCACCAAGGCCACCGTCCACCTGGAGAACGGCCGCAAGCTGGTCGTCAAGGCGCCGAGGAACAGCGCCCGCAATGTGTACGTCCAGGGCCTGAAGGTCAACGGGGTTCCCTGGAGGTCGACTTCGCTCCCCCACTCGCTGATCGCGAAGGGTGGCGTCCTGGAGTTCGACATGGGGCCGCGGCCCTCGACATGGGGCACCGGCAGGAACGCGGCGCCGGTGTCGGTCACCGAGGACGACGAGGTGCCGGTGCCGCGGGCGGATGTCCTGAAGGGCGAGGGAGCGTTGTTCGACAACACCTCGGCGACCCAGGCGAGCGTCACGTCGGTGGATCTGCCGGTGCCCGAGGCCGCCGAGGCGGTGCAGTACACCCTCACCTCGCCGACGGACCGGACGAAGGCGCCGACCGGCTGGACCCTCCAGGGATCGAAGGACGGGACCACATGGCGGACCCTCGACAAGCGCTCCGGGGAATCCTTCACCTGGGACCGGCAGACACGGGCGTTCTCGGTGGGGTCGCCGGGTACGTACGGGAAGTACCGCCTGGTGCTGGACGGCGAGGCGGTGGTCGCTGAAGTCGAACTGCTCGCCTGA
- the ngcE gene encoding N-acetylglucosamine/diacetylchitobiose ABC transporter substrate-binding protein translates to MGSTSAENPENNGSAGVGRRDLIRRSAALGLISVPTMSFLSACATGGGDGSDEESKAPGGAKSATNPLGVKEGTALEAFIFKGGLGDQYAKDAEADYKAKYKADVKHTGTQQVGPKLTPRFAGGNPPDVIDNSGADHLDMNKLSTQGQLQDLKALLDAPSLDDASKKISDVIHPSTIEKGKHGDTFDVLYYAFTIYGTWYSQKALDDNGWEYPKTLDDMVKLCGEIKKKGIAPWTYAGKYPYYVHFNLFAQIAKIGGMDGWIAIDNLEPNAWTGNDAVKQVVEHYEELAAKKYFLQGSQGLTHIQSQTAWNKGKAVFIPNGSWVENEAAPTTPKDFAMSVGALFDGSSGDKLPHGTLRAEPSEPYIVSAKGKNPAGGMELLRIMLSKKHAQNFATKVKSLTCVVDATEGMTLSPGLASASKAFKDAGDNIISLQLQEWYPSLTDEKIGGLTGQLLTGEMKAADWIKKTQEYADAVAKDDSVKKFKRES, encoded by the coding sequence ATGGGATCCACTTCCGCCGAGAACCCCGAGAACAACGGCTCCGCCGGTGTGGGGCGCCGCGATCTGATCAGGCGGTCCGCCGCGCTCGGTCTGATCTCCGTTCCGACCATGAGCTTCCTGTCGGCGTGTGCCACCGGCGGGGGCGATGGCAGCGACGAGGAGAGCAAGGCGCCGGGTGGCGCGAAGTCCGCCACCAACCCCCTCGGGGTCAAGGAGGGCACCGCGCTGGAGGCGTTCATCTTCAAGGGCGGTCTGGGCGACCAGTACGCCAAGGACGCCGAGGCCGACTACAAGGCCAAGTACAAGGCCGACGTCAAGCACACCGGCACCCAGCAGGTCGGCCCGAAGCTCACCCCGCGCTTCGCCGGCGGCAACCCGCCGGACGTCATCGACAACTCCGGCGCCGACCACCTCGACATGAACAAGCTGTCCACCCAGGGCCAGCTCCAGGACCTCAAGGCGCTGCTGGACGCGCCCTCGCTGGACGACGCGAGCAAGAAGATCTCGGACGTCATCCACCCGAGCACCATCGAGAAGGGCAAGCACGGCGACACCTTCGACGTGCTCTACTACGCCTTCACCATCTACGGCACCTGGTACTCGCAGAAGGCCCTCGACGACAACGGCTGGGAATACCCCAAGACCCTCGACGACATGGTCAAGCTCTGCGGCGAGATCAAGAAGAAGGGCATCGCGCCCTGGACGTACGCCGGAAAGTATCCGTACTACGTCCATTTCAATCTGTTCGCCCAGATCGCCAAGATCGGCGGCATGGACGGCTGGATCGCCATCGACAATCTGGAGCCGAACGCCTGGACCGGCAACGACGCGGTCAAGCAGGTCGTCGAGCACTACGAGGAGCTGGCCGCCAAGAAGTACTTCCTCCAGGGCAGCCAGGGCCTGACGCACATTCAGTCGCAGACCGCCTGGAACAAGGGCAAGGCCGTCTTCATCCCCAACGGCTCCTGGGTGGAGAACGAGGCCGCCCCGACCACGCCCAAGGACTTCGCGATGTCGGTGGGCGCCCTCTTCGACGGCTCGAGCGGCGACAAGCTGCCGCACGGCACCCTGCGCGCCGAGCCCAGCGAGCCGTACATCGTGTCCGCCAAGGGCAAGAACCCGGCCGGTGGCATGGAGCTGCTGCGCATCATGCTCTCCAAGAAGCACGCGCAGAACTTCGCCACCAAGGTCAAGTCGCTCACCTGTGTGGTCGACGCCACCGAGGGCATGACTCTCTCGCCGGGCCTCGCGTCGGCGAGCAAGGCGTTCAAGGACGCCGGCGACAACATCATCAGCCTGCAGCTCCAGGAGTGGTACCCCTCGCTCACCGACGAGAAGATCGGCGGTCTCACCGGTCAGCTTCTCACCGGTGAGATGAAGGCGGCCGACTGGATCAAGAAGACGCAGGAATACGCCGACGCCGTGGCGAAGGACGACTCGGTGAAGAAGTTCAAGCGCGAGAGCTAA
- a CDS encoding carbohydrate ABC transporter permease: protein MQHGKYRFIVGFLALPVIVYAVFVISPFVQAFQISLTDWSGLVGTAKFVGFENFEKLWHNEDFWNALWHNVYMLIAVPIVTLGLGLFFAFMLNVGGKRRKNEVITGVTGSKFYRFVFFFPQVISITIIAVIWFNIYNPDPQDGMLNSLLGAVGLDGWQNAWLGEKSLALLCIMAVMIWSHVGFYVVLFSAAMASIPRDIYEAALLDGAGRFPTFFRITLPLLWDTVQTGWVYMGIIALDGFALVQIMSVNMGGPDGATDVMPLRLYLTAFRDSQFGYASAMGVAMLIVTMTFAVLTLRFARRERIEF from the coding sequence ATGCAACACGGCAAATACCGATTCATCGTGGGCTTCCTGGCCCTGCCGGTCATCGTCTACGCGGTCTTCGTGATCTCGCCGTTCGTCCAGGCGTTCCAGATCTCGCTGACCGACTGGTCGGGGCTGGTCGGAACGGCGAAGTTCGTCGGATTCGAGAACTTCGAAAAGCTGTGGCACAACGAGGACTTCTGGAACGCGCTGTGGCACAACGTCTACATGCTGATCGCGGTGCCGATCGTGACGCTGGGACTGGGCCTGTTCTTCGCCTTCATGCTCAACGTCGGCGGAAAGCGACGTAAGAACGAGGTCATCACCGGGGTCACGGGTTCGAAGTTCTACCGTTTCGTCTTCTTCTTCCCGCAGGTCATCTCCATCACCATCATCGCCGTCATCTGGTTCAACATCTACAACCCGGACCCGCAGGACGGCATGCTCAACTCCCTGCTGGGGGCGGTCGGTCTGGACGGCTGGCAGAACGCCTGGCTGGGGGAGAAGAGCCTCGCCCTGCTGTGCATCATGGCGGTGATGATCTGGTCCCACGTGGGCTTCTACGTCGTGCTGTTCTCGGCGGCGATGGCGTCCATCCCGCGGGACATCTACGAGGCGGCGCTGCTCGACGGCGCCGGCCGCTTCCCCACCTTCTTCCGGATCACCCTGCCGCTGCTGTGGGACACGGTGCAGACCGGCTGGGTGTACATGGGCATCATCGCCCTCGACGGCTTCGCCCTGGTGCAGATCATGTCGGTCAACATGGGCGGCCCCGACGGCGCCACGGACGTCATGCCGCTGCGCCTGTATCTGACGGCGTTCCGCGACAGCCAGTTCGGCTACGCGTCCGCGATGGGCGTCGCGATGCTCATCGTCACCATGACGTTTGCAGTGCTCACCCTGCGCTTCGCGCGGCGTGAGCGGATCGAGTTCTAG
- a CDS encoding carbohydrate ABC transporter permease, producing the protein MTTDTTNTGTVSKTDGEDRPSLTKKLGATDGRSSEGGVLHVFSHGMLVLWALMVGVPLLWVLWSSFKTSNGILSDPWGLPTSLHFENWANAWNKANMGQYFVNTAIVVGGSVIGTMVLGSMAAYVLARFTFPGNRFIYFMFVAGMSFPVFMLVIPLFFVLRDFPGSSLLATYQGLILVYIAYSLPFTVFFMTAFFRTLPTSVAEAALIDGASHTRTFFQVMLPMAKPGLISIGIFNFLGQWNQYLLPMVLNQNEDKYVLTQGLAMIALQQGYENDWGALMAGMMIAMLPVLIVYFIFQRQVQAGLTAGALK; encoded by the coding sequence ATGACGACGGACACGACGAACACGGGCACGGTCTCCAAGACGGACGGGGAGGACCGGCCGAGTCTCACCAAGAAGCTCGGCGCGACCGACGGCCGCAGCTCCGAGGGCGGCGTCCTGCACGTCTTCTCGCACGGCATGCTCGTCCTGTGGGCGCTGATGGTCGGCGTACCGCTGCTGTGGGTGCTGTGGAGCTCCTTCAAGACGAGCAACGGCATCCTGTCCGACCCGTGGGGGCTGCCGACCTCGCTGCACTTCGAGAACTGGGCCAACGCCTGGAACAAGGCGAACATGGGCCAGTACTTCGTCAACACCGCGATCGTGGTGGGCGGTTCGGTGATCGGCACCATGGTGCTGGGCTCGATGGCCGCCTATGTGCTGGCCCGGTTCACCTTCCCGGGCAACCGGTTCATCTATTTCATGTTCGTGGCCGGCATGTCCTTCCCGGTCTTCATGCTGGTCATCCCGCTCTTCTTCGTGCTGCGTGACTTCCCGGGCAGCTCGCTGCTCGCGACGTACCAGGGGCTGATCCTGGTCTACATCGCCTATTCGCTGCCGTTCACGGTCTTCTTCATGACCGCCTTCTTCCGCACGCTGCCCACCTCGGTCGCGGAGGCGGCGCTGATCGACGGGGCGTCGCACACGCGAACGTTCTTCCAGGTGATGCTGCCGATGGCCAAGCCGGGCCTGATCAGCATCGGCATCTTCAACTTCCTGGGGCAGTGGAACCAGTACCTGCTGCCGATGGTCCTCAACCAGAACGAGGACAAGTACGTGCTCACCCAGGGCCTGGCGATGATCGCCCTCCAGCAGGGCTACGAGAACGACTGGGGCGCCCTGATGGCAGGCATGATGATCGCGATGCTGCCGGTGCTGATCGTCTACTTCATCTTCCAACGGCAGGTGCAGGCGGGACTGACGGCCGGTGCGCTGAAGTAA
- a CDS encoding ROK family transcriptional regulator — protein sequence METPGSQSSLHRANLERVVRAVRLAGSLTQAEIARTTGLSAATVSNIVRELKDGGTVEVTPTSAGGRRARSVSLSGDAGIVIGVDFGHTHLRVAVGNLAHQVLAEESEPLDVDASSTQGFDRAEELVNRLIEATGVDRSKIAGVGLGVPGPIDVESGTLGSTAILPGWTGTKPAEELRGRLGVPVHVDNDANLGALGELVWGSGRGVRDLAYIKVASGVGAGLVISGKIYRGPGGTAGEIGHITLDESGPVCRCGNRGCLETFAAARYVLPLLQSSHGTDLTMEGVVRLARDGDPGCRRVIADVGRHIGSGVANLCNLLNPSRVVLGGDLAEAGELVLGPIRESVGRYAIPSAARQLSVLPGALGGRAEVLGALALALSEMGDSTLLDSTLHAATPAFT from the coding sequence GTGGAGACTCCGGGGTCGCAGTCGTCGCTGCACCGAGCCAACCTGGAGCGGGTCGTCCGGGCCGTCCGGCTGGCCGGTTCACTCACCCAGGCGGAGATCGCCAGGACCACGGGTCTGTCCGCGGCGACGGTCTCCAATATCGTCCGGGAGCTCAAGGACGGCGGAACGGTCGAGGTCACGCCCACCTCGGCGGGTGGCCGCCGGGCCCGCAGCGTCTCGCTGAGCGGGGACGCCGGGATCGTCATAGGGGTCGACTTCGGCCATACGCACCTGCGGGTCGCGGTCGGGAACCTCGCCCACCAGGTGCTGGCCGAGGAGTCCGAACCGCTGGACGTGGACGCCTCCTCGACGCAGGGCTTCGACCGGGCCGAGGAGCTGGTCAACCGGCTGATCGAGGCGACCGGCGTCGACCGGTCCAAGATCGCCGGGGTCGGCCTCGGCGTGCCCGGCCCGATCGACGTCGAGTCCGGCACCCTCGGCTCGACCGCCATCCTGCCCGGCTGGACCGGCACCAAGCCCGCCGAGGAGCTGCGCGGCCGGCTCGGGGTGCCCGTGCACGTGGACAACGACGCCAACCTGGGCGCCCTGGGCGAGCTGGTCTGGGGCAGCGGGCGGGGCGTGCGGGACCTGGCGTACATCAAGGTCGCCAGCGGTGTCGGCGCCGGTCTGGTGATCAGCGGCAAGATCTACCGGGGCCCGGGTGGCACTGCGGGAGAAATCGGGCATATTACTCTTGATGAGTCCGGCCCGGTCTGCCGATGTGGAAACCGGGGCTGCCTGGAGACCTTCGCGGCCGCCCGCTATGTGCTCCCGCTCCTCCAGTCCAGTCACGGCACCGACTTGACCATGGAGGGTGTCGTGCGGCTGGCCAGGGACGGAGACCCGGGCTGCCGTCGGGTGATCGCCGACGTCGGCCGCCATATCGGCAGTGGAGTCGCGAACCTCTGCAATCTCCTGAACCCGAGCCGCGTGGTCCTGGGCGGTGATCTCGCCGAGGCCGGTGAGCTGGTCCTCGGGCCGATCCGGGAGTCCGTCGGCCGCTACGCCATCCCCAGCGCGGCGCGTCAACTGTCCGTTCTCCCCGGGGCACTTGGTGGTCGTGCGGAGGTGCTCGGAGCCCTCGCCCTCGCGCTCAGCGAGATGGGTGATTCAACCCTTTTGGACAGCACGCTGCACGCGGCCACTCCCGCCTTCACTTAG